One window of the Methanomassiliicoccaceae archaeon DOK genome contains the following:
- a CDS encoding Fic family protein, which yields MSSKEPVTHGTDGYVQDFTLDEGIMSLVAEISELADALGSGPEADQETIEASMIASAQASTAIEDNPMTVEQVALAVAGRETGCHPRHVREVLNCHECYRIRPSLDPLSEEDLLRAHGVMTRGLQEDSGRYRDCGVGIWSGDRLIYKAPPAHMVPQMMSDLMEWLRTSEHHPLVKACVFHYEFETIHPFSDGNGRTGRLWQSVIMLDWKGCMKWVPYETEVLARRGRYYKAIRSSRQIRDTSPFIRFMLETVRDAAESAQQTISSDEF from the coding sequence ATGTCATCAAAGGAACCGGTTACACATGGAACGGACGGATACGTTCAGGACTTCACCCTGGACGAGGGCATCATGTCCCTGGTCGCCGAAATCAGCGAGCTCGCGGATGCACTCGGATCCGGACCAGAAGCGGACCAGGAGACGATCGAGGCGAGCATGATCGCATCAGCCCAGGCATCTACGGCCATAGAGGACAACCCCATGACGGTGGAGCAGGTGGCCCTCGCGGTCGCCGGTAGGGAGACAGGATGCCACCCGCGTCATGTCAGGGAAGTTCTGAACTGCCACGAGTGCTACCGCATCAGACCATCCCTGGACCCGCTGTCGGAGGAGGATCTCCTCCGGGCCCATGGCGTGATGACAAGGGGTTTGCAGGAGGATTCGGGACGCTACCGCGACTGCGGTGTCGGCATATGGTCGGGAGACAGGCTCATCTACAAGGCTCCGCCGGCGCACATGGTACCCCAGATGATGTCGGACCTGATGGAGTGGCTGCGTACCTCTGAGCATCACCCCTTAGTGAAGGCGTGCGTGTTCCACTACGAGTTCGAGACAATTCATCCCTTCTCCGACGGGAACGGCCGCACGGGAAGGCTGTGGCAGTCCGTCATAATGTTGGATTGGAAGGGCTGCATGAAATGGGTCCCGTATGAGACGGAGGTGCTGGCCAGACGCGGTCGCTACTACAAGGCGATCAGATCGTCCAGGCAGATCAGGGACACATCACCGTTCATCAGGTTCATGTTGGAGACAGTAAGGGACGCCGCCGAATCGGCTCAACAGACAATATCTTCTGATGAGTTCTGA
- a CDS encoding NUDIX domain-containing protein: MIEVSAAIITNGTDVLCFQKGLSKRSYLSYKFEFPGGKLEEGETPKQTLIRELKEELDLDISDCRFKQYRDIIHKYDDFTVLIHYFIIYDYDPKFTLNEHISAVWKPLHLLSELDWAGADLKAAHILEREGIE; this comes from the coding sequence GTGATTGAGGTATCTGCTGCGATCATCACAAATGGAACTGACGTTCTTTGTTTTCAAAAAGGACTATCTAAGCGTAGCTACCTCTCCTACAAATTCGAATTCCCTGGCGGTAAACTAGAAGAGGGAGAAACTCCAAAACAGACTCTAATTCGTGAATTGAAAGAAGAACTTGACCTAGATATATCAGATTGCAGATTCAAGCAGTACAGGGACATAATTCATAAATATGATGACTTCACAGTACTGATCCATTACTTCATCATATACGATTACGATCCGAAATTCACACTTAATGAACACATATCCGCAGTTTGGAAACCCCTTCACTTACTTTCCGAGTTAGATTGGGCCGGTGCTGATCTAAAAGCAGCACATATTTTGGAGCGTGAAGGTATTGAGTGA
- a CDS encoding DUF3427 domain-containing protein, which translates to MKVLSDESLRLGLEHGFIDSSVSASEEFKPQLITNNPLRKEKVITTLKQEMEKCDEFMFSVAFVNSGGVNALAQEFRELDRKGIKGRIIASQYQNFTEPRALKDLRKNKNIDLRVITEKVSKMHTKCYIFRHGDSYDVIIGSSNLTNSALCDNMEWNLKFNSKNSGEIIANILSEFERNYEIATPVDDLWIEEYSLIYNDLKHFRQALKTGIPAIPKADQKRIQPNRMQAEALKGLEEIRAKGEDRALVISATGSGKTYLSAFDAKIASKKFLYIVHRNPILNKSMQSFEAVMEGTKTIAKYDPVLNDLTADCTFVTIQTITKEDVLAKIPKDWFDYILIDEVHHAGAPTYQRVINYFKPKFLLGMTATPDRTDDYDIYKLFNYNIAYDIRLKEAMEYKLICPFHYFGISDLTFDQVSEDDKTKFLKTEMDQRIDHILENAEYFGYCGDRLKGLVFCRDLKEAEDYSREFNRHGYKTEWVSGMMDKNLVETCIERLEADEGTNLLDYIFTADLFNEGVDIPAINQVIMLRPTESPIIFIQQLGRGLRHHPGKEYVVILDFIGNYEKNYNIPLALSDDRSYNKSEARRFIAAGDSIIPGNSTISFDEISRNKIYESIDNSDFTEAKIIMDGYKSLKMRLGRIPELTDFKKYGSIDALNLLSKYKSYHNFLKTKDNQYSISFDSDKEEYLDFITKIAAAGKRRLEVEALELLMNGTIDLESDLRSIGVETSNKNLIQVLDGSFYTSNVVLVESCEGKYHASNKFRMMMNDAAFSEHVIQIIELGRSNWTELYSNTYEGTDLVLNMRYTYEDVCRFLNWPKNLNAQNMGGYFYHKETKTFPVFINYVKGEDVVESQKYEDRFENRNTLIALSKSNDNRNSARMKVVENSMANEVGIHLFVRKNKNDKGSKEFYYLGKMMFVQFIDNNKPVQIEYKLKNDVRQDLYDYFNSE; encoded by the coding sequence GTGAAGGTATTGAGTGACGAGTCTCTAAGATTGGGCCTGGAGCATGGTTTCATAGATAGTTCAGTCTCTGCCAGTGAAGAATTCAAACCACAGCTCATAACAAACAATCCCTTGAGAAAAGAGAAAGTAATCACTACTCTGAAACAGGAAATGGAAAAATGTGACGAATTCATGTTTTCCGTCGCATTCGTTAATTCAGGAGGAGTTAACGCATTAGCCCAGGAGTTTAGAGAGCTCGATCGGAAGGGGATCAAAGGACGCATAATAGCCTCACAGTATCAGAATTTTACCGAGCCCAGAGCCCTTAAAGATCTCAGAAAAAACAAAAACATCGATCTTCGCGTAATCACTGAAAAAGTCTCCAAAATGCACACCAAATGCTACATCTTTAGACACGGGGACTCGTATGATGTAATTATTGGAAGTAGCAACCTCACCAACAGTGCTCTCTGCGATAACATGGAATGGAATCTTAAATTCAATTCCAAAAATTCTGGAGAGATCATAGCCAACATACTTTCAGAGTTTGAAAGAAACTACGAGATTGCTACACCGGTGGATGATCTTTGGATTGAAGAGTACTCTCTAATCTATAACGATTTGAAACATTTCAGACAGGCTCTGAAAACAGGCATACCGGCGATTCCAAAAGCTGATCAAAAAAGAATCCAACCCAATCGCATGCAGGCGGAAGCTCTGAAAGGTTTAGAAGAGATCAGAGCTAAAGGGGAGGACAGAGCACTAGTCATCTCAGCAACTGGATCCGGAAAGACTTATCTTTCTGCCTTCGACGCAAAAATCGCTTCCAAAAAATTCCTCTACATCGTTCATAGAAATCCTATCCTTAACAAAAGCATGCAAAGCTTTGAAGCGGTGATGGAAGGAACAAAAACAATAGCTAAGTATGATCCAGTTCTCAATGATCTGACCGCAGATTGTACCTTCGTCACGATTCAGACAATAACTAAAGAAGATGTATTGGCCAAAATCCCCAAAGACTGGTTTGATTACATTCTTATTGATGAAGTACACCACGCTGGTGCTCCGACTTATCAGAGAGTTATCAATTACTTCAAACCAAAGTTCCTTTTGGGAATGACAGCAACTCCGGATAGAACAGACGATTATGATATCTACAAACTGTTCAACTACAACATTGCATACGACATTAGACTGAAAGAAGCAATGGAATACAAATTGATCTGCCCTTTCCATTACTTCGGAATATCAGATCTTACCTTTGACCAAGTCTCTGAGGATGATAAAACCAAATTTCTCAAGACAGAAATGGATCAGAGGATTGACCACATCTTGGAGAATGCTGAATATTTTGGATACTGTGGAGATAGACTCAAAGGGCTTGTATTCTGCCGGGATCTCAAAGAAGCAGAAGATTATTCCAGAGAATTCAACAGACACGGATACAAAACCGAGTGGGTCTCCGGAATGATGGACAAAAATCTGGTGGAGACTTGTATTGAGAGATTGGAAGCTGATGAAGGAACGAATCTTCTAGACTACATTTTCACAGCAGACTTATTTAACGAAGGAGTGGACATTCCTGCCATCAACCAAGTGATTATGCTTCGTCCGACTGAATCGCCAATTATCTTCATCCAACAGCTCGGAAGAGGCCTTAGACACCATCCCGGAAAGGAATATGTTGTCATACTCGACTTCATAGGCAATTATGAGAAGAACTACAACATTCCTCTAGCTCTTTCCGATGACAGATCATACAACAAATCGGAAGCAAGAAGATTCATTGCTGCAGGAGATTCGATTATTCCAGGTAATTCAACAATCAGTTTTGATGAAATCTCTAGAAATAAAATCTACGAATCCATCGATAATTCTGATTTTACCGAAGCTAAGATCATTATGGATGGTTACAAAAGCTTGAAGATGCGTCTTGGAAGAATTCCAGAATTGACTGATTTCAAAAAGTATGGATCGATTGATGCCTTGAATCTTCTTTCGAAATACAAATCATACCATAATTTCCTGAAAACAAAGGATAATCAGTATTCTATCTCCTTTGATTCGGACAAGGAAGAATATTTGGATTTTATTACAAAAATAGCTGCTGCTGGAAAAAGAAGACTGGAAGTCGAAGCTCTTGAACTTCTGATGAATGGCACGATAGATCTTGAATCAGATTTAAGAAGCATTGGAGTTGAAACTTCCAATAAAAACCTAATTCAAGTATTAGATGGTAGCTTCTACACAAGTAACGTTGTGCTTGTTGAGAGCTGTGAAGGAAAATATCACGCATCTAACAAGTTCAGAATGATGATGAATGATGCAGCGTTTTCTGAACATGTTATACAGATTATAGAACTAGGACGGTCTAACTGGACCGAACTATATTCTAATACTTATGAAGGAACAGATCTTGTTCTGAACATGAGGTATACGTATGAGGATGTCTGCAGATTTCTGAACTGGCCGAAGAACCTGAATGCACAGAATATGGGCGGATATTTCTACCATAAAGAAACAAAGACATTTCCTGTGTTCATTAATTATGTTAAAGGAGAAGATGTAGTTGAGTCTCAAAAGTACGAAGATCGTTTCGAGAACAGAAATACATTGATTGCTCTGTCTAAGTCTAATGATAACCGTAATTCGGCTAGAATGAAAGTAGTAGAGAATTCAATGGCGAATGAGGTTGGTATTCATCTTTTCGTCAGAAAGAACAAAAACGACAAAGGATCTAAAGAATTCTACTACCTTGGAAAAATGATGTTTGTACAATTTATTGATAATAATAAACCTGTTCAAATCGAATACAAACTAAAAAATGATGTAAGACAGGACTTATATGACTATTTCAATTCAGAGTAA
- a CDS encoding DUF262 domain-containing protein: MDCSDKSLSELFTSKLIIPDYQRPYAWSSQQVEQFFSDLVQFINRDDPEYDDFYLFGQIIIHSDNGRRNVVDGQQRLTTSTIFLCVVRDIILNRYPNNLMSLLNKVYNSIGFDDEDDGFRLELSNFNQEFFREYVQCSNHYKEAKSRSNILIKDAYQCLNHLVLNYIDNFEDPQQALKHLTDNFLQNFHVSYVETKKLSQAFVIFETLNSRGMPLDVQDLLKNYFFSRLGDKWPYIKNNWIKMMTDISEVKGDLSQCIRYYWNSKNPFVRDDDLFPAISKEKNISKIKSTFDGIVETSALYIEMISPRIGGSFTDRSVEALANLRTMSATSFFPLIFALKSENNDDDIIEAVLVQIETMVFRNQAIMKKTANKNEVFFSRTAEAVSRGELSATEVMQNIASNTSNDIEVEAAFKGYKTKSTMVGRMILTSLYNHEHPELKINSGRAVHIEHIMPQTKGTWNIDDDTWIEYKDRIGNMVLLDGKKNISASNDLFDQKKERYLKSDIIDTREIAKYDKWGPEEINERQSELLKKVLLRWPKYNQN, from the coding sequence ATGGACTGCTCAGACAAATCTCTCTCTGAACTCTTTACATCAAAACTTATCATACCGGATTATCAAAGACCGTATGCATGGTCATCCCAGCAAGTGGAGCAGTTCTTTAGCGACCTTGTCCAGTTTATCAACCGCGATGATCCCGAATATGATGATTTTTATCTATTCGGACAAATCATCATACATTCTGACAATGGTCGCAGAAATGTGGTTGATGGGCAGCAACGTCTCACCACATCTACAATATTCTTGTGCGTCGTCAGGGACATCATACTCAACAGATATCCCAACAACCTTATGTCACTCCTGAACAAGGTATACAATTCAATCGGATTCGATGACGAAGATGATGGATTCCGCCTTGAACTCAGTAACTTCAACCAAGAATTCTTTAGAGAATATGTGCAGTGCTCCAATCACTACAAAGAAGCAAAATCAAGATCCAACATCCTAATCAAAGATGCATACCAATGTCTCAATCACCTTGTCCTGAATTACATTGATAATTTTGAAGATCCTCAACAAGCACTGAAGCATCTTACTGACAACTTTCTTCAAAACTTCCATGTGTCATATGTGGAGACTAAAAAGTTGAGCCAGGCTTTTGTAATCTTCGAAACTCTGAATTCACGTGGTATGCCACTAGACGTACAGGATCTTCTTAAGAACTATTTCTTCAGCAGACTTGGAGACAAATGGCCGTACATCAAAAACAACTGGATCAAAATGATGACAGACATCAGTGAAGTAAAAGGCGACCTGTCTCAGTGCATAAGATACTACTGGAATTCTAAAAATCCGTTTGTCAGAGATGATGACCTATTTCCAGCAATCTCCAAGGAGAAAAATATCAGCAAAATCAAATCCACATTCGATGGAATAGTCGAGACATCTGCCCTATACATCGAAATGATATCTCCTAGGATTGGTGGCTCGTTCACAGACAGAAGTGTTGAGGCCTTAGCTAATCTACGCACAATGAGTGCAACTTCATTTTTCCCATTGATATTCGCACTAAAATCTGAAAATAATGATGATGATATCATCGAAGCAGTTCTTGTCCAGATTGAGACAATGGTGTTCAGAAACCAGGCTATCATGAAAAAGACTGCAAACAAGAATGAGGTCTTCTTCTCAAGAACTGCAGAGGCCGTATCCAGAGGAGAGCTTTCTGCAACAGAAGTCATGCAAAATATTGCCTCAAACACATCAAACGATATAGAAGTGGAAGCTGCTTTCAAGGGATATAAGACTAAGTCCACAATGGTCGGCAGAATGATCCTGACCAGTCTGTATAATCACGAGCATCCGGAACTTAAGATAAACAGTGGTCGTGCTGTTCATATTGAACACATTATGCCCCAAACAAAAGGAACGTGGAATATTGATGACGACACATGGATCGAATATAAAGATCGCATCGGAAACATGGTACTCTTGGATGGCAAAAAGAACATATCCGCAAGCAATGACCTCTTCGATCAAAAGAAGGAACGCTATCTCAAATCAGACATCATTGATACTCGTGAGATTGCCAAATATGATAAATGGGGACCAGAGGAAATTAATGAAAGACAAAGCGAGCTACTGAAAAAGGTACTCTTGAGGTGGCCTAAATATAATCAAAACTGA
- a CDS encoding UvrD-helicase domain-containing protein, whose protein sequence is MNRDQQEKQLECSDAISDLKTILDTPGFCEPRDVSELLDSLSDLRQDIEDRTKSILFKIGLTSKHLKDIGPEFIELYDSLPERIKKHNDELADRLAKGVGVTINPVEGYDLDAQQLRSIAMDVRNRLIIAGAGTGKTTTIVGLAKYLILSGKAKSDEILFLSFTNNSVDDLRKRIETEIGQRADVTTFHRLGLKIIASARGVMPRITQIDVNGFVKNEITRRMSNAGYLTLINEYLSRDCRYVADESDFETNEEYERFILENPLITLDGRTVKSFGEADIANHLVLLGIDYEYEAPYKTDTRTEEYGQYHPDFHIKGTDIYIEYFGIDRNGNVAQFMRSSKGGDPSEEYRNSIEWKRSLHAANHTMMIELFAYQRSEGNLLDILDKELEKHKVAMHQMTPAEAYSRITGGDDRPLELLVSQITTAIGLIKSTGKLPSSVFAEIKDCGSRRAVERMIRILNPVYDAYQARLASEDEIDFEDMLNESARYVREGRFQSSYKWIVIDEYQDISRSRYHLLRALRDSSDARLFCVGDDWQSIYRFNGSDVGYILDFERYWGASAICRIETTYRFSGDILKESNNFMNRSPHQLHKNLRSNMNRRGIVEVIDCDSRSACAREMSSRISKIPEEESITILGRFRHDIVSLEDSGFTWKPDVGRQTYTVIDRRNPGRNIKFMTIHGSKGMQFDNVFILNNVKGPNGFPDKRREPPMISMLLSDSGTKTDEERRLFYVAMTRARKAAYLVTLRGLESEFVRELSSFTDTGGMICPACGGTLVLRKGPYGKFMGCSNYRNGCKFIRKI, encoded by the coding sequence ATGAATCGTGACCAGCAGGAAAAACAGCTCGAATGTTCTGATGCTATCTCAGATCTAAAAACGATCCTGGATACACCCGGATTCTGCGAACCGAGAGATGTGTCAGAACTCCTGGACTCTCTATCTGATCTCAGACAGGATATTGAAGACAGGACAAAGAGCATCCTCTTCAAAATTGGACTGACGTCAAAACATCTGAAAGATATCGGCCCAGAGTTCATCGAGTTGTATGACTCTCTTCCGGAACGTATCAAAAAACACAACGATGAACTGGCGGATCGTTTGGCGAAGGGCGTAGGGGTCACAATTAATCCTGTCGAAGGATACGATCTGGATGCACAACAACTAAGGTCCATCGCCATGGACGTCCGTAACAGGCTGATCATAGCAGGTGCCGGAACAGGAAAAACAACAACCATCGTAGGTCTGGCGAAATACCTGATTCTGTCGGGAAAGGCTAAATCCGACGAGATATTGTTTCTGTCTTTCACCAACAATTCAGTAGATGACCTCCGGAAACGTATAGAGACAGAGATCGGACAACGGGCGGATGTTACGACATTCCATCGTTTGGGTCTAAAAATTATCGCAAGTGCCCGCGGCGTCATGCCCAGGATCACACAAATCGATGTGAATGGATTCGTCAAGAACGAGATCACTCGCAGAATGTCGAATGCCGGATATTTGACACTGATAAACGAGTATCTGTCCCGTGATTGCAGATACGTTGCAGACGAATCGGACTTCGAAACGAACGAGGAATACGAGCGGTTCATCCTTGAGAATCCGCTGATCACGTTAGATGGTAGAACAGTGAAGAGCTTCGGAGAGGCCGACATAGCGAATCACCTAGTCCTGCTCGGCATTGACTACGAATACGAAGCACCTTACAAAACAGACACTCGTACCGAAGAGTACGGTCAATATCATCCAGATTTCCATATCAAAGGCACTGATATCTACATCGAGTATTTCGGAATAGACCGCAACGGCAATGTCGCACAGTTTATGAGGTCGTCCAAAGGTGGAGATCCATCGGAAGAGTATCGCAATAGCATTGAATGGAAGAGATCGCTCCATGCCGCCAATCACACCATGATGATTGAACTGTTCGCATACCAACGTTCCGAAGGGAATCTTCTAGACATACTTGACAAAGAACTTGAAAAACACAAGGTGGCCATGCATCAGATGACCCCGGCCGAGGCATACTCCAGAATCACCGGTGGGGATGACCGCCCGCTAGAACTGCTGGTTAGCCAGATCACCACAGCAATCGGTCTGATCAAGAGCACTGGCAAGCTCCCTTCCTCAGTGTTCGCTGAAATCAAGGATTGTGGATCGAGACGGGCCGTTGAACGTATGATCAGGATTCTCAACCCGGTGTACGACGCATATCAGGCAAGGTTAGCATCAGAAGACGAAATCGATTTCGAAGATATGCTGAATGAGTCTGCCCGGTACGTCCGCGAAGGAAGGTTCCAAAGTTCGTACAAATGGATCGTCATCGACGAGTATCAGGACATCTCCCGTTCGAGATACCATCTTCTCCGGGCACTCCGTGACTCATCTGATGCCAGACTCTTCTGCGTCGGCGACGATTGGCAGAGCATCTACCGCTTCAACGGAAGCGATGTAGGATACATCCTGGATTTCGAGAGATACTGGGGTGCATCCGCCATCTGCCGTATAGAAACCACATATCGTTTCTCTGGGGACATTTTGAAGGAGAGCAACAACTTCATGAATCGCAGTCCGCACCAGCTGCATAAGAATCTACGTTCTAACATGAATAGACGTGGAATTGTGGAAGTTATAGACTGCGATAGCCGCTCCGCTTGTGCAAGAGAGATGTCTAGCAGGATATCCAAGATACCTGAGGAGGAGAGCATTACCATTCTCGGTCGGTTTCGTCATGATATCGTCTCTCTGGAAGACTCCGGCTTCACATGGAAACCTGATGTTGGCCGCCAGACATACACAGTTATCGATCGCAGAAATCCAGGCCGTAATATCAAGTTCATGACAATTCATGGTTCTAAAGGCATGCAATTCGATAACGTCTTCATACTGAACAATGTCAAAGGACCAAACGGATTCCCAGATAAAAGACGGGAACCTCCTATGATAAGTATGCTCCTAAGTGATTCAGGAACAAAGACTGACGAAGAGAGACGCCTATTCTATGTCGCCATGACCCGGGCAAGAAAAGCTGCCTATTTGGTAACACTCAGAGGGCTCGAATCTGAATTCGTAAGAGAACTATCTTCCTTTACAGACACTGGTGGCATGATCTGTCCTGCATGCGGAGGCACACTTGTCCTTCGTAAAGGACCATATGGGAAGTTCATGGGCTGCTCCAACTATAGAAACGGATGCAAATTTATTCGAAAGATCTGA
- a CDS encoding radical SAM protein, giving the protein MESMERTGRTDATEYTTIGAFRSANVHLTSCCNYRCGFCFSTKLDKRWLSANEWVPILKKLRHSGICKINYAGGEPFLYPEIAELCKVSKRMGFMVSIVSNASLIDEDVLSDLEGSLDWLGLSVDSISEDTERTLGRGCNGGNHIENVVSVADMAHRHKISVKLNITVVRQSVEDDFTDLIRRIDPQRVKVFQMLSLRNVNPDADALYGVTDEEFESFRKRHSEIVLSNGDPLIFEDNDVMEGSYLMLDPLGRVMTNSGRVLDYRSLDSISEDWSAVLDDQKYILRDGLYFMK; this is encoded by the coding sequence ATGGAGTCTATGGAACGTACCGGGAGAACCGATGCGACAGAGTATACGACAATAGGCGCGTTCAGATCGGCGAACGTGCACCTTACGTCATGCTGTAACTACAGATGCGGGTTCTGTTTCAGCACGAAACTGGATAAGCGCTGGCTTTCCGCTAATGAGTGGGTTCCCATTCTGAAGAAGCTTCGTCATTCAGGAATTTGTAAGATTAACTATGCCGGCGGAGAGCCGTTCCTATATCCAGAAATCGCGGAGCTGTGTAAAGTCAGCAAGCGCATGGGATTCATGGTAAGTATTGTTTCAAACGCCTCACTCATCGACGAGGATGTCTTGTCGGACTTGGAGGGGTCCCTCGACTGGCTGGGTCTGTCGGTCGATTCCATCTCAGAGGACACGGAGCGGACGTTGGGCAGAGGTTGCAACGGTGGAAATCACATCGAGAATGTGGTGTCGGTGGCTGATATGGCGCACCGTCACAAGATCTCGGTGAAACTGAACATAACCGTGGTGAGGCAGAGTGTTGAGGATGATTTCACAGATTTGATTCGTCGGATCGATCCACAACGCGTGAAGGTCTTCCAGATGCTCAGTCTTAGGAACGTGAATCCGGATGCCGATGCATTGTACGGTGTCACCGACGAGGAGTTCGAATCCTTCAGGAAGAGGCATTCGGAGATAGTCCTCTCCAATGGGGACCCTCTGATTTTCGAGGATAACGACGTGATGGAAGGCTCGTATCTCATGCTGGATCCTTTGGGAAGGGTGATGACCAACAGCGGAAGGGTTTTGGACTATCGGAGTCTGGACAGCATATCAGAGGATTGGTCTGCGGTTCTGGATGATCAGAAATACATTCTACGTGACGGCCTGTACTTCATGAAGTGA